One segment of Desulfosudis oleivorans Hxd3 DNA contains the following:
- the tadA gene encoding tRNA adenosine(34) deaminase TadA: protein MIRDHIYYMELALVEAGKARDMDEVPVGAVLVSPDGKVLSADHNRPIAECDPSAHAEMLVIRRAARQAANYRLPNTTLYVTVEPCVMCMGAVIHARIGTVVFGVHDPKWGAAGSLYDFTKHSALNHSPAVVAGVCEDACRSILQAFFEQRRAKH, encoded by the coding sequence GTGATCAGAGACCACATATATTATATGGAACTGGCGCTGGTGGAGGCCGGAAAAGCCCGGGACATGGATGAGGTGCCGGTGGGGGCGGTGCTGGTTTCTCCTGACGGGAAAGTGCTTTCGGCGGACCACAACCGGCCCATTGCTGAATGCGATCCGTCGGCTCATGCCGAAATGCTGGTCATCCGCCGGGCCGCCCGGCAGGCGGCAAATTACAGATTGCCAAACACCACCCTCTATGTTACGGTTGAGCCCTGTGTCATGTGCATGGGTGCTGTTATTCACGCGCGAATCGGAACCGTGGTGTTTGGGGTTCATGACCCGAAATGGGGCGCGGCCGGGTCGCTGTATGACTTTACGAAACATTCAGCACTGAACCACAGCCCCGCCGTTGTTGCGGGGGTGTGCGAAGATGCCTGCCGGTCTATCCTGCAGGCTTTTTTTGAGCAAAGACGCGCTAAACATTGA
- a CDS encoding mannose-1-phosphate guanylyltransferase/mannose-6-phosphate isomerase: MIIPVVLAGGSGTRLWPLSRELYPKQLMALVGDRTMLQSTLERLSGVNDMGAPIVICNGNHRFMVAEQLRLSGITPRSIMLEPVGRNTAPAIAVAALTAVADHSNPILLVLPADHFIVGIPRFHDALNAGQRHADEGALVTFGVAPTTPETGYGYIKKGDPVSAGQDHSPETEGAARIEAFVEKPDAETARAYLRSGRYFWNSGMFMFRAADILDEMRQQVPEIVAACEQALSSGCRDLDFFRLDADAFARCPSDSIDYAVMEKTDRGVMVPLDAGWNDLGSWEALWHTGEKDKSANVISGDVVVHDVSDSYLRSTSRLLAAVGLSGHVVVETPDAVLICPRNRTQDLKLIVDTLKAGSRAEAMVHKTDYRPWGTCETLVVGERFHVNRLTVKPGQQLALQRHTLRAEHWVILSGTARVTKGRDAFTVTADQSVYIPEGVAHRLENAGDGPLEVIEVQTGTAIQDTDIERLEDVYGRK, translated from the coding sequence ATGATCATTCCCGTTGTTCTTGCCGGCGGCTCAGGCACCCGCCTGTGGCCCCTTTCAAGGGAACTTTATCCCAAACAGCTCATGGCCCTTGTGGGGGACCGGACCATGCTGCAAAGCACCCTGGAACGTCTGTCCGGCGTGAATGACATGGGAGCGCCCATCGTCATCTGCAACGGGAATCACCGGTTCATGGTGGCCGAGCAGCTTCGTCTTTCCGGCATCACGCCCCGGTCCATCATGCTGGAACCGGTGGGCCGGAACACGGCCCCGGCCATTGCCGTTGCCGCCCTCACGGCCGTGGCCGATCATTCCAACCCAATCCTGCTGGTGTTGCCGGCCGACCACTTTATCGTGGGCATTCCCCGGTTTCACGACGCCCTGAATGCCGGGCAGCGCCACGCGGACGAGGGGGCGCTGGTCACTTTCGGCGTGGCGCCCACAACACCGGAAACCGGTTATGGCTACATTAAAAAAGGCGACCCGGTCTCCGCCGGTCAAGACCATTCTCCTGAGACTGAGGGTGCGGCCCGTATTGAGGCGTTTGTTGAAAAACCGGATGCCGAAACGGCCCGGGCCTATCTTCGATCCGGCCGGTACTTCTGGAACAGCGGCATGTTCATGTTCCGGGCCGCGGACATTCTTGACGAGATGCGGCAGCAGGTGCCGGAGATTGTCGCTGCCTGTGAGCAGGCACTCTCCTCGGGATGCCGGGACCTTGATTTTTTCAGGCTCGATGCTGATGCCTTTGCCCGTTGCCCCTCTGATTCCATTGACTACGCGGTGATGGAAAAAACCGATCGGGGGGTCATGGTGCCCCTGGATGCCGGTTGGAACGACCTGGGATCCTGGGAGGCTCTGTGGCATACGGGCGAAAAGGACAAAAGCGCCAATGTGATATCCGGGGATGTGGTGGTCCATGATGTTTCCGACTCTTATCTTCGGTCCACATCACGGCTTTTGGCCGCCGTAGGGCTTTCCGGCCACGTGGTGGTGGAAACCCCGGACGCGGTGCTGATCTGTCCCCGGAACCGGACCCAGGACCTGAAGCTTATCGTCGACACGTTGAAGGCCGGGAGCCGGGCCGAGGCCATGGTCCACAAGACCGATTATCGGCCCTGGGGAACCTGCGAAACCCTTGTGGTGGGCGAGCGTTTTCACGTGAACCGGCTCACTGTAAAACCCGGCCAGCAGCTTGCTCTTCAGCGGCACACTCTCCGGGCGGAGCACTGGGTGATCCTCTCCGGCACCGCCCGCGTGACCAAAGGGAGGGATGCTTTCACCGTGACCGCTGATCAGTCGGTCTATATTCCCGAAGGCGTGGCCCATCGGCTTGAAAACGCTGGGGACGGGCCCCTGGAAGTGATCGAGGTGCAGACCGGAACCGCCATCCAGGATACCGACATCGAGCGGCTGGAAGATGTGTACGGCAGAAAGTGA
- the cysQ gene encoding 3'(2'),5'-bisphosphate nucleotidase CysQ: MINESWISIVLGACVDAGRAILKVYDSDFAVTHKADDSPLTLADQEAHRIIADRLRKTRVPVLSEEGRSIPFAERSCWEQMWLVDPLDGTKEFVKRNGEFTVNIALVEAGRPVFGAIFVPVRQVLYVGGQGAGSFRLDDAGAIAAAGSGELEQWQDLADCGKKLPFHAGPASPLTVVGSRSHLTPEVESFVEKLKTSHGEVLFVPAGSSLKLCLVAEGRAHLYPRLGPTMEWDIAAGHAIAENAGARVYCHDTGGPMVYNKENLLNPWFIVEGAGFRSGEKGK, translated from the coding sequence ATGATAAACGAATCCTGGATTTCCATAGTACTGGGCGCCTGCGTGGATGCCGGCCGGGCCATCCTGAAGGTCTACGACTCAGACTTTGCCGTGACGCACAAGGCCGATGATTCGCCCCTGACCCTGGCGGACCAGGAGGCCCACCGTATCATCGCCGATCGTCTGCGAAAAACCCGTGTGCCGGTGTTAAGCGAGGAAGGCCGGAGCATCCCTTTTGCCGAGCGTTCGTGTTGGGAACAGATGTGGCTGGTGGATCCGCTGGACGGCACCAAGGAGTTTGTCAAACGCAACGGCGAATTCACGGTGAACATCGCGCTGGTGGAAGCGGGCCGCCCGGTGTTCGGCGCCATCTTCGTCCCTGTCCGGCAGGTGCTGTACGTGGGAGGGCAGGGTGCCGGTTCCTTCCGGCTGGACGATGCCGGTGCCATTGCAGCCGCCGGTTCCGGCGAGCTGGAGCAGTGGCAGGACCTGGCGGATTGCGGCAAAAAGCTTCCCTTTCATGCCGGGCCCGCCTCTCCTTTGACCGTGGTGGGCAGCCGGTCCCATCTGACGCCGGAGGTTGAGTCCTTTGTGGAAAAGTTGAAGACTTCCCACGGTGAGGTGCTCTTTGTGCCGGCGGGCAGCTCATTGAAGCTGTGCCTGGTGGCTGAAGGCCGGGCCCATCTCTATCCCCGCCTCGGTCCCACCATGGAGTGGGACATCGCCGCCGGTCATGCGATTGCCGAAAATGCGGGGGCCCGTGTTTATTGCCACGACACCGGCGGCCCCATGGTATACAACAAGGAAAACCTGTTAAACCCATGGTTTATAGTGGAAGGCGCCGGGTTCCGGTCCGGCGAAAAAGGCAAATGA
- the folD gene encoding bifunctional methylenetetrahydrofolate dehydrogenase/methenyltetrahydrofolate cyclohydrolase FolD, protein MSAKLIKGTEIREEILKEIEAEVKEIKEKHGKVPGLVTILVGESPASISYVTLKIQTAHRVGFKEVQDSQPVDISEADLLALIDKYNKDDSIHGILVQLPLPKHIDEKKVLNAIDPDKDVDGFHPVNVGRLMIGGSEVKFPPCTPAGIQEMIVRAGVETSGAEVVVVGRSNIVGKPIANMMLQKGPGANATVTVVHTRTKNMDEHCKRADILIVAAGVPGLVKPEWIKPGACVIDVGVNRVGEKPSAKDPNKMVAILSGDVDFDAAKEIAGSITPVPGGVGPMTITMLMLNTLKSLKFKLGLI, encoded by the coding sequence ATGTCTGCAAAACTGATTAAGGGAACCGAGATTCGGGAAGAGATTTTAAAGGAGATTGAGGCCGAGGTAAAGGAGATCAAGGAAAAACACGGCAAGGTGCCGGGGCTGGTGACCATCCTGGTGGGTGAGAGCCCGGCGTCCATTTCCTACGTAACCCTGAAGATCCAGACGGCCCACCGGGTGGGGTTCAAGGAGGTCCAGGACTCCCAGCCCGTGGATATTTCCGAAGCCGACCTGCTGGCCCTGATCGACAAGTACAACAAGGATGATTCCATTCACGGTATTCTGGTGCAGCTGCCCCTGCCCAAACATATTGATGAGAAGAAGGTGCTCAACGCCATTGATCCGGACAAGGACGTGGACGGCTTCCATCCGGTGAACGTGGGCCGGCTGATGATCGGCGGCAGCGAAGTCAAGTTCCCGCCCTGCACCCCGGCCGGTATTCAGGAGATGATCGTCCGGGCCGGCGTGGAGACCAGCGGCGCGGAAGTGGTGGTGGTGGGCCGCTCCAACATCGTGGGCAAGCCCATTGCGAACATGATGCTGCAGAAGGGCCCCGGCGCAAACGCCACGGTGACCGTGGTCCACACCCGGACCAAGAACATGGATGAACACTGCAAGCGGGCCGATATTCTGATCGTTGCCGCCGGTGTGCCGGGCCTGGTCAAACCGGAGTGGATCAAGCCGGGTGCCTGCGTTATTGATGTGGGCGTAAACCGGGTGGGAGAAAAACCCAGCGCCAAGGACCCGAACAAAATGGTTGCCATTCTGTCGGGGGATGTGGATTTTGACGCGGCCAAGGAGATTGCCGGTTCCATCACACCGGTTCCCGGTGGCGTGGGCCCCATGACCATTACCATGCTCATGCTCAACACCTTGAAGTCCCTCAAGTTCAAGCTGGGCCTGATCTAA
- the argC gene encoding N-acetyl-gamma-glutamyl-phosphate reductase: MLKSGSIRAAVVGATGYAGAELVRLLAGHSDVTITAITSRQYAGVPFNQVYPAVGTAVSLVCETFAPEPICERADIVFTALPHKLPMSIVPELLDRGVRVVDLSADFRFSDVAAYERHYQAHTAKELCKKSVYGLCEVYGEKIKKADLVGNPGCYPTSVLLPLIPLARAGLVDTKMIIVDAKSGVSGAGRSPSLGVHFCEVNESFKAYKVAAHRHAPEMEEILGEAAGTPVCLTFVPHLVPMTRGMLSTIYVNPEQAVSEQDVRQCLADYYKGRPFVRLCGEGAFPETRFVRGTNFCDIGVRLDTHANRLILVSAIDNLVKGAAGQAVQNMNLMFGVDEGRGLDMIPFPV, from the coding sequence ATGTTAAAAAGTGGAAGCATTCGGGCCGCGGTGGTAGGGGCCACGGGATATGCCGGGGCCGAGCTGGTGCGACTGCTGGCCGGGCATTCGGATGTCACGATCACCGCCATTACGTCCCGCCAGTATGCCGGCGTCCCTTTTAACCAGGTCTATCCGGCGGTGGGAACAGCCGTTTCTCTGGTGTGCGAGACGTTTGCGCCGGAACCCATCTGTGAGCGGGCCGATATCGTTTTTACCGCGCTTCCCCACAAACTGCCCATGAGCATTGTGCCGGAACTGCTGGATCGGGGCGTGCGGGTGGTGGACCTGTCCGCCGACTTCCGGTTTTCCGATGTGGCGGCCTATGAACGCCATTACCAGGCCCACACCGCGAAGGAACTCTGCAAAAAGAGCGTTTACGGGCTCTGCGAGGTCTATGGGGAAAAGATAAAAAAGGCCGATCTGGTGGGCAATCCGGGCTGTTATCCCACCAGCGTTCTGCTGCCGCTGATTCCGCTGGCCAGGGCCGGGCTGGTCGATACGAAGATGATCATCGTGGATGCCAAGTCCGGTGTCAGCGGCGCGGGCCGGTCCCCGTCATTGGGGGTCCACTTCTGCGAGGTGAACGAATCCTTCAAGGCCTATAAAGTGGCGGCTCACCGCCACGCACCGGAGATGGAGGAGATTCTGGGCGAAGCGGCCGGGACACCGGTCTGCCTGACCTTTGTGCCCCACCTGGTGCCCATGACGCGCGGTATGCTGTCCACCATTTACGTGAACCCGGAACAGGCGGTGTCCGAGCAGGATGTTCGTCAGTGCCTGGCCGATTATTACAAGGGACGGCCTTTTGTCCGCCTGTGCGGGGAGGGGGCCTTTCCGGAAACCCGTTTCGTGCGGGGCACCAATTTCTGCGACATCGGCGTTCGCCTGGATACCCATGCCAACCGCCTGATCCTGGTCTCCGCCATCGACAACCTGGTCAAGGGGGCCGCCGGCCAGGCGGTTCAGAACATGAACCTCATGTTTGGTGTTGACGAGGGCCGGGGGCTTGATATGATACCGTTTCCGGTGTGA
- a CDS encoding THUMP domain-containing class I SAM-dependent RNA methyltransferase: protein MKTRLRKQAPGHQPSAYVYQQENWYVARVEESFKAAGIQELADLSAADIEPTPRGIRFSADRATLYKINYTSRLLSRCLAPLAVFPCRHTDDLYSAGKALPWKDFFIKGRTFAITADVVNSDITDARYTTLRLKDAIADYFTENTGRQRPDVDTRNPDVRVDVTILDNRAIISLDTSGEALHKRGYRELSVSAPMQETVAAAILHFSRWDKKTPLYDPMCGSGTLLCEALMAACNIPAGILRGAFGFQILPDFDPVLWQQVRKEADAEITEIPEGLIAGSDVNPAAVTAAKTNLMGLHYGGRVSITQQAFLDIPELENRLIITNPPYGIRMGRDRDLRFFYKCLGDFLKQKCRGSTAWIYFGDRDYIKNLGLKTAWKLPLRAGGLDGRLVRYELY from the coding sequence ATGAAGACACGACTCAGAAAACAGGCCCCCGGTCACCAGCCGTCGGCCTATGTTTATCAGCAGGAGAACTGGTATGTGGCCCGGGTGGAGGAGTCCTTCAAGGCGGCGGGCATTCAGGAACTGGCCGACCTGAGCGCCGCTGATATTGAACCGACCCCGCGGGGCATCCGCTTTTCAGCGGACAGGGCCACCCTGTATAAAATCAACTACACCTCCCGCCTGCTCTCCCGATGCCTTGCCCCTCTGGCGGTTTTCCCCTGCCGGCACACCGACGATCTTTACAGCGCCGGCAAAGCCCTGCCATGGAAAGATTTCTTTATAAAGGGCCGGACCTTTGCCATTACCGCGGACGTTGTGAACAGCGATATCACCGACGCCCGCTATACAACCCTTCGCCTCAAGGATGCCATTGCCGACTATTTTACTGAAAACACCGGCCGGCAGCGACCTGATGTGGACACCCGCAATCCGGATGTTCGCGTGGATGTCACGATTCTGGACAACCGGGCCATCATCTCACTGGACACCTCGGGAGAGGCGCTTCACAAGCGGGGCTACCGCGAGCTCAGTGTCTCCGCGCCCATGCAGGAGACCGTGGCCGCCGCCATTCTCCATTTTTCCAGGTGGGACAAAAAGACCCCCCTTTACGACCCCATGTGCGGGTCCGGCACGCTCCTGTGTGAAGCCCTGATGGCGGCCTGCAACATTCCGGCCGGCATTCTGCGCGGTGCCTTTGGCTTCCAGATACTGCCCGACTTTGACCCGGTGCTCTGGCAGCAGGTCCGGAAGGAAGCGGATGCAGAAATCACGGAGATTCCCGAGGGCCTGATCGCGGGCAGCGACGTCAACCCGGCCGCGGTCACTGCCGCGAAAACCAACCTCATGGGACTCCATTACGGAGGACGGGTTTCCATTACCCAGCAGGCGTTTCTCGATATTCCGGAACTGGAAAACCGGCTCATTATAACCAATCCGCCTTATGGCATTCGCATGGGCAGAGACCGGGACCTGCGGTTTTTTTATAAATGCCTTGGGGACTTTCTCAAACAGAAATGCCGGGGGTCCACCGCCTGGATATACTTCGGTGACAGGGACTACATCAAGAACCTGGGGCTCAAGACCGCATGGAAACTGCCCCTGCGGGCCGGTGGCCTGGACGGGCGCCTGGTACGGTATGAACTCTACTGA
- the ilvD gene encoding dihydroxy-acid dehydratase: MKSDSMKEGLARAPHRSLLKSIGYTDEEIGRPIIGIVNSANEIVPGHADLNKIARAVKDGVYMAGGTPVEFSTIGVCDGIAMNHIGMKYSLGSRELIADSVEIMATAHAFDALVMIPNCDKIVPGMLMAAARLNLPTIFISGGPMLAGRYPGKPEKKVDLITVFEAVGAVKSGRMAPEELAIIEDAACPTCGSCSGMFTANSMNCLTEAIGMGLPGNGTVPAVMSERVRMAKQAGMRILDLLKNGVTPDKIMTAKAFRNALAVDMALGCSTNTVLHLPAIAHEAGVSISLDLINEISGIAPHLCSLSPAGPNHIEDLNMAGGIQAVLKELARKSGLIDPDCLTVTGRTVGENIASARDADGQVIRTLETPHHAQGGLAVLFGNLAPDGCVVKQSAVVDKMLVHEGPARVFDSEEDATTAIMDGRIKKGDVLVIRYEGPKGGPGMREMLTPTSALAGMGLDSTVALITDGRFSGGSRGAAIGHVSPEAMEGGPIAVVKEGDTITIDIPKKKIGLKLDAGEIQNRLSGWNRPAPKITRGYMARYADQVSSANTGAIFKK, encoded by the coding sequence ATGAAAAGCGATTCAATGAAAGAGGGACTGGCACGGGCGCCCCATCGCTCTCTGCTCAAGTCCATCGGCTATACGGATGAGGAAATCGGACGGCCCATTATCGGCATCGTCAATTCGGCCAACGAGATCGTACCCGGCCACGCGGACTTGAACAAAATCGCCCGGGCCGTCAAGGACGGGGTTTACATGGCCGGGGGCACGCCGGTGGAGTTTTCCACCATCGGCGTGTGCGACGGCATTGCCATGAACCATATCGGCATGAAATACTCTCTGGGCAGCCGGGAGCTGATCGCCGACTCCGTGGAGATCATGGCCACGGCCCACGCCTTTGACGCACTGGTGATGATTCCCAACTGCGACAAGATCGTTCCGGGCATGCTCATGGCCGCGGCCCGGCTCAACCTGCCCACCATCTTCATCAGCGGCGGCCCCATGCTGGCGGGCCGGTATCCCGGCAAGCCCGAAAAAAAAGTGGACCTGATCACCGTGTTCGAAGCCGTGGGCGCCGTCAAATCCGGCAGAATGGCCCCTGAAGAACTTGCCATCATCGAAGACGCGGCCTGTCCCACCTGCGGATCGTGTTCCGGCATGTTCACGGCCAACTCCATGAACTGCCTGACCGAGGCCATCGGCATGGGCCTGCCGGGCAACGGCACGGTGCCGGCGGTGATGTCCGAACGGGTGCGCATGGCCAAGCAGGCCGGCATGCGGATTCTCGACCTTCTTAAAAACGGCGTCACCCCGGACAAAATCATGACGGCCAAAGCGTTCCGCAACGCACTGGCCGTGGACATGGCCCTGGGATGTTCCACCAACACCGTGTTGCACCTGCCGGCCATTGCCCACGAAGCCGGGGTCTCCATCAGCCTGGACCTGATCAATGAGATCAGCGGCATCGCCCCCCACCTCTGCTCCCTGAGCCCGGCGGGGCCCAACCATATCGAAGACCTGAACATGGCCGGTGGCATTCAGGCTGTTTTAAAAGAGCTTGCCCGGAAAAGCGGGCTGATTGATCCTGACTGCCTGACCGTCACCGGCAGAACCGTCGGCGAAAATATCGCGTCGGCCAGGGACGCGGACGGCCAGGTGATCCGCACCCTGGAAACCCCCCACCATGCCCAGGGCGGCCTGGCCGTCCTTTTCGGCAACCTTGCGCCGGATGGATGCGTGGTCAAGCAGTCTGCGGTTGTCGATAAGATGCTGGTCCACGAAGGCCCTGCCCGGGTGTTTGATTCCGAGGAAGATGCCACCACCGCCATCATGGACGGCAGAATCAAGAAGGGAGACGTGCTGGTCATCCGCTACGAGGGCCCCAAGGGCGGTCCGGGCATGCGGGAGATGCTCACCCCCACGTCGGCCCTGGCCGGCATGGGACTGGACAGCACCGTGGCCCTGATCACCGACGGCCGGTTTTCCGGCGGCAGCCGGGGCGCGGCCATCGGTCATGTGTCGCCCGAGGCCATGGAGGGCGGTCCCATTGCCGTTGTAAAGGAAGGGGACACGATCACCATCGACATTCCCAAAAAGAAGATCGGTCTGAAACTGGACGCCGGCGAGATTCAGAACCGGCTATCCGGATGGAACCGGCCCGCTCCCAAAATTACGCGGGGCTACATGGCGCGATACGCCGACCAGGTGTCGTCGGCCAATACCGGCGCCATCTTTAAAAAATAG
- the ilvB gene encoding biosynthetic-type acetolactate synthase large subunit, translating to MQFTGAQIMMKVLKEEKVETIFGYPGGAVLDVYNELLNTDFAHILVRQEQGAVHAADAYARVSGKTGVCLVTSGPGATNTITGIASAYCDSIPVVIFTGQVPTPLIGNDAFQEVDIVGISRPCTKHNYLVKDVKDLAGVIREAFYIARSGRPGPVLIDMPKDVINAKTTYEPPKPMALKSYNPTYEPNVKQLKKVIDLVKTAKKPVIFSGGGIIFSGAAKELTRFAKKARIPVTSTLMGLGAFPATDDLWLGMPGMHGTYRANLSLSSCDLLIAVGVRFDDRVTGKTSEFAANATIVHIDIDPTSIQKNVRVAIPIVGDCKAAMARLNKMADEDKDLLSDKVKKERTAWAKQIADWKKTKPLAYTQTDVIKPQYVVEQLYELTKGQAIITTEVGQNQMWAAQYYHYTWPGQFITSGGLGVMGFGLPAAVGAQVAAPDKVVIDIAGDGSIQMNIQEMMTAVSHNLPVKIAILNNGFLGMVRQWQELFYDRRYAWTDMAAAPDFVKLAEAYGAVGLRATKPSEVAKVIKKALATPKPVIMDFVVEKEENVYPMVPAGSPITNMILV from the coding sequence ATGCAATTCACAGGCGCGCAGATCATGATGAAGGTGCTCAAGGAAGAGAAGGTGGAGACCATCTTCGGCTATCCCGGCGGCGCGGTGCTGGATGTTTATAACGAGCTGCTCAACACCGATTTTGCACATATCCTGGTCCGCCAGGAACAGGGGGCCGTTCACGCGGCCGACGCCTATGCCCGGGTCTCCGGCAAAACCGGGGTCTGCCTGGTCACCTCCGGCCCCGGTGCCACCAACACCATCACCGGCATTGCTTCTGCCTACTGCGACTCCATTCCGGTGGTGATTTTCACCGGCCAGGTGCCAACGCCCCTGATCGGCAACGACGCCTTTCAGGAGGTGGATATCGTGGGCATCTCCCGGCCCTGCACCAAGCACAACTACCTGGTCAAGGATGTCAAAGACCTGGCCGGGGTCATTCGGGAGGCCTTTTACATCGCCCGTTCCGGCCGGCCGGGACCGGTGCTGATCGACATGCCCAAGGACGTGATCAACGCAAAGACCACCTATGAGCCGCCGAAGCCGATGGCGCTCAAGTCTTACAACCCGACCTACGAGCCCAACGTCAAACAGCTGAAAAAGGTGATCGACCTGGTGAAAACCGCCAAAAAGCCGGTGATCTTTTCCGGCGGGGGCATCATCTTTTCCGGCGCGGCCAAAGAACTGACCCGGTTTGCAAAAAAAGCCCGCATTCCGGTCACCTCGACGCTGATGGGTCTGGGCGCCTTTCCGGCCACCGACGACCTGTGGCTGGGCATGCCGGGCATGCACGGCACCTACCGGGCCAACCTGTCCCTTTCCTCATGCGACCTTCTCATCGCGGTGGGGGTGCGGTTTGATGACCGGGTTACCGGCAAGACCAGCGAGTTTGCGGCCAACGCCACCATTGTGCATATCGACATCGACCCCACCTCCATTCAGAAAAACGTGAGGGTGGCCATTCCCATCGTGGGCGACTGCAAAGCGGCCATGGCCCGGCTCAATAAAATGGCTGATGAGGACAAAGACCTGCTGAGCGACAAGGTCAAAAAAGAGCGGACCGCCTGGGCCAAACAGATTGCGGACTGGAAAAAAACCAAGCCCCTGGCCTACACCCAGACGGATGTGATCAAACCCCAGTACGTGGTGGAACAGCTTTATGAACTGACAAAGGGCCAGGCCATCATCACCACCGAGGTGGGCCAGAACCAGATGTGGGCGGCCCAGTATTACCATTATACCTGGCCCGGCCAGTTCATCACCTCCGGCGGACTGGGCGTGATGGGGTTCGGCCTGCCCGCGGCCGTGGGCGCCCAGGTGGCGGCCCCGGACAAAGTGGTCATTGATATTGCCGGCGACGGCAGCATTCAGATGAACATTCAGGAGATGATGACAGCGGTGAGCCACAACCTGCCGGTGAAAATCGCCATTCTCAACAACGGATTCCTCGGCATGGTGCGCCAGTGGCAGGAGCTGTTCTACGACCGGCGCTATGCCTGGACCGACATGGCCGCGGCCCCGGACTTTGTCAAGCTGGCCGAGGCCTACGGTGCGGTGGGCCTACGGGCCACCAAACCCAGCGAGGTGGCGAAGGTGATTAAAAAGGCCCTGGCAACGCCCAAACCGGTGATCATGGACTTTGTGGTGGAAAAAGAAGAAAACGTCTATCCCATGGTGCCGGCCGGCTCTCCCATTACCAACATGATCCTTGTATAA
- the ilvN gene encoding acetolactate synthase small subunit, whose protein sequence is MNGTKHILSILVDNQPGVLSRIAGLFSGRGYNIESLCVATTTDPGISRLTMVTIGDEAIVEQIQKQLNKLINVIKVIDLTGTQYVQRELILIQVRAKPENRAEILRIVDIFRGKVVDVGAENYMIEATGSEEKLAAFLMLLKPLGIKEIARTGPIALQRDANSKGK, encoded by the coding sequence ATGAACGGAACCAAACACATTCTTTCCATTCTCGTGGACAACCAGCCCGGCGTGCTGTCGCGCATTGCCGGCCTGTTCAGCGGCCGGGGCTACAACATCGAAAGCCTCTGCGTGGCGACCACTACCGATCCGGGGATCTCCCGGCTGACCATGGTCACCATCGGCGACGAGGCCATTGTGGAGCAGATTCAGAAGCAGCTCAACAAGCTGATCAACGTGATCAAGGTGATTGATCTCACCGGCACCCAGTACGTGCAGCGGGAGCTGATCCTGATCCAGGTGCGGGCCAAGCCGGAAAACCGGGCCGAGATCCTGCGCATCGTGGACATCTTCCGGGGCAAGGTGGTGGATGTGGGGGCCGAGAACTACATGATCGAGGCCACCGGCAGCGAGGAGAAGCTTGCGGCCTTTCTGATGCTGTTAAAACCCCTGGGCATCAAGGAGATCGCCCGCACCGGCCCCATCGCCCTGCAGCGGGACGCCAACAGCAAAGGTAAATAG